Proteins co-encoded in one Methanobrevibacter gottschalkii DSM 11977 genomic window:
- the porB gene encoding pyruvate synthase subunit PorB: MDIPDKDLLAPGHRGCAGCGASIAVKLALNALGKNTVAISATGCLEVMTTPYPETSWEVPFIHVAFENSGAVASGVESALRIQGKDDVNVVAFGGDGGTVDIGLQSLSGAMERGHNMLYICYDNEAYMNTGIQRSGATPYGASTTTSPKGSASFGEDKPKKNMPMIMAAHGIPYVATASIAYPEDYVKKVKKAAETKGPAYIHLQQPCTTGWGYASEKTIEMGRLAVETGSWILYEIENGDFEITYRPEERKPVKDYISVQKRFKHLDEEQINKIQKYVDAHCKELGL, from the coding sequence ATGGATATACCTGATAAAGATTTATTAGCACCGGGACACAGAGGCTGTGCTGGTTGTGGAGCATCAATTGCTGTAAAATTAGCTCTTAATGCATTAGGCAAAAATACTGTAGCTATTTCTGCTACAGGTTGTCTTGAAGTAATGACCACCCCATACCCAGAAACTTCATGGGAAGTCCCATTTATTCACGTTGCATTTGAAAATTCAGGAGCAGTAGCATCTGGTGTTGAAAGTGCATTAAGAATTCAAGGAAAAGATGATGTTAATGTTGTTGCTTTCGGTGGTGACGGAGGAACTGTGGATATAGGTTTACAGTCATTATCTGGAGCTATGGAAAGGGGACATAATATGCTCTACATCTGTTATGATAATGAAGCATACATGAATACTGGAATTCAAAGAAGTGGAGCTACACCATATGGTGCAAGTACAACTACTTCACCAAAAGGAAGTGCAAGTTTTGGGGAAGACAAACCTAAGAAAAATATGCCAATGATTATGGCCGCACATGGAATTCCATATGTAGCAACCGCATCTATTGCATATCCTGAAGATTATGTTAAAAAAGTCAAAAAAGCAGCTGAAACTAAAGGACCTGCATACATACATTTACAACAACCATGTACTACCGGTTGGGGATATGCATCTGAAAAAACTATTGAAATGGGAAGATTAGCAGTTGAAACCGGATCTTGGATTTTATATGAAATTGAAAATGGTGACTTTGAAATTACATACAGACCTGAAGAAAGAAAACCGGTTAAAGATTACATATCAGTACAGAAAAGATTCAAACACTTAGATGAAGAACAAATCAATAAAATCCAAAAATATGTTGATGCACATTGTAAAGAATTAGGATTATAG